One window from the genome of Anolis sagrei isolate rAnoSag1 chromosome 4, rAnoSag1.mat, whole genome shotgun sequence encodes:
- the CENPL gene encoding centromere protein L, protein MAQAEQRDSSSSDSRRMMTVRGKATDHGVNFTNTAHLSRAVVSLRRGNLFGQIPAKRIIPPISHLQAKADPQIGFLLSKQWTLYSVTPLYKFSYEKLQTYSRQLSIFIVAEKQKRLVVEAEPDLVYKVKFSSLSALKMTEHEKESVLIQIIQRSKVATEDEGEKVVWAGWFCCTCGDDILETVMEDFTYLPLFLVHGAKGLTDLVETWLQQMFDCCFGPLQISPISLAWMAAMWSNFSMDSRTVETELTFSVPCAAYPLDISYSIHPEDIKALWDSIQSKEWEVCQEEVELFMECLYKHFHRHFKIYLSATRLVKVSTPVACAHSAGKIKIFQAQHLIRVLFLLTELAILKIQ, encoded by the exons ATGGCGCAGGCAGAGCAACGG GATTCTAGCAGTTCTGACTCCAGAAGAATGATGACTGTTAGAGGAAAAGCTACAGACCACGGAGTGAACTTCACTAACACTGCACATCTTTCAAGAGCTGTAGTGTCCCTCAGGAGAGGCAACTTGTTTGGTCAGATACCAGCTAAGAGAATAATTCCACCAATATCTCACTTGCAG GCAAAGGCTGATCCTCAAATAGGCTTTCTTCTCAGTAAGCAGTGGACCTTATACAGTGTCACTCCTCTATATAAGTTCTCCTATGAAAAACTGCAGACATATTCCAGACAGCTGAgtatttttattgttgctgaaaagcaaaaaaggcttgttgtggaagcggAACCTGATCTTGTTTATAAAGTAAAATTCTCCTCACTCTCAGCTTTGAAAATGACAGAACATGAAAAGGAATCAGTCCTTATTCAG ATCATACAAAGATCAAAGGTGGCCACTGAAGATGAAGGTGAAAAAGTGGTGTGGGCAGGCTGGTTTTGTTGTACTTGTGGAGATGACATCTTAGAGACTGTAATGGAGGATTTCACTTACTTGCCTTTGTTCCTTGTACACGGTGCAAAGGGTCTCACGGACCTTGTGGAAACTTGGCTTCAGCAAATGTTTGATTGTTGTTTCGGTCCCTTACAAATCAGCCCCATCAGTCTTGCCTGGATGGCTGCAATGTGGTCTAACTTTAGTATGGACAGCCGCACAGTTGAAACAGAATTGACTTTTTCTGTACCTTGCGCTGCTTACCCGTTGGATATTTCTTATTCAATCCATCCTGAAGACATAAAAGCCCTTTGGGATTCAATCCAGAGTAAGGAATGGGAAGTCTGTCAAGAAGAAGTGGAATTGTTCATGGAATGCCTTTACAAACACTTTCACAGACACTTCAAGATATACCTGTCAGCCACAAGATTGGTGAAAGTTTCTACACCTGTAGCCTGTGCTCATTCTGCTGGAAAGATAAAG
- the DARS2 gene encoding aspartate--tRNA ligase, mitochondrial — protein MRWLRGLCAPWPRRLLRAALKAQHRPLSGSVALEADVNSFVSRTKTCGELRSTHIGQEVTLCGWIQYQRQGQFVILRDFQGLTQIVIPQDEAASHVKKILCDVPVESVVKVTGTVISRPPGQTNPNMPTGDIEVKVETAEVLNSCKKLPFEMKDFTKKTEALRMQYRYLDIRSTQMQYNLRLRSQMVMKMREYLCNYYGFVDVETPTLFKKTPGGAKEFVVPSREAGKFYSLPQSPQQFKQLLMVGGLDRYFQVARCYRDEGSKPDRQPEFTQVDIEMSFVDQPGIQALVEGLLQYSWPLEKGPLDTPFPSISYNEALSVYGTDKPDTRFAMKITDVSDVLKNVQIEFLENHLSEPQGTIRAICIPQGAKYLHDKDLSRLNEMTKSQFNQALLPLILRPDGRLKSRLAKFLNESQKLELLKAVQANVDDVVVLAAGEQEKVCLTLGKVRLEIADLLEARGLPLRKPSAFHFLWVVDFPLFLPKEDSPSELESAHHPFTAPHPCDEHLLYTEPSKVRGQHYDLVLNGSEIGGGSIRIHNAKQQSFILEKVLKEDTKPLAHLLEALDSGAPPHGGIALGLDRLICLIVGAGSIRDVIAFPKSFKGRDLMSNAPDHVSPEELKPYHIQVTWPSTQAQE, from the exons atgCGGTGGCTGCGCGGTTTGTGCGCCCCGTGGCCGAGGCGGCTCCTCCGCGCGGCGCTTAAGGCTCAGCACAGGCCTCTCTCGGGCTCCGTGGCGCTCGAAGCAG aTGTTAATAGTTTTGTTTCCCGAACTAAAACATGTGGGGAACTGCGCTCTACTCATATAGGTCAAGAAGTTACCCTTTGTGGATGGATTCAATATCAGAG ACAGGGGCAGTTTGTTATTTTGAGAGACTTCCAGGGACTCACACAGATTGTTATACCTCAAGATGAG GCTGCTTCTCATGTAAAGAAAATTTTGTGTGATGTTCCTGTTGAATCTGTCGTGAAAGTGACTGGGACTGTGATCTCCCGGCCTCCAGGACAGACAAATCCC AACATGCCAACGGGTGATATAGAAGTGAAAGTGGAAACAGCAGAGGTCCTGAATTCTTGTAAGAAACTACcctttgaaatgaaggacttcacCAAG AAAACTGAGGCTTTGCGAATGCAGTATCGCTATTTGGATATTCGTAGTACCCAGATGCAATACAATCTACGGCTGAGATCCCAGATGGTGATGAAAATGAGAGAATATCTCTGCAACTATTATG GGTTTGTAGATGTGGAAACTCCAACATTGTTTAAGAAGACTCCAGGG GGTGCAAAAGAATTTGTGGTGCCTTCACGGGAGGCTGGGAAATTTTATTCATTGCCTCAGAGTCCTCAACAGTTTAAGCAGCTGCTGATGGTTGGTGGTCTGGACAG GTATTTCCAAGTTGCCCGCTGCTATCGAGATGAAGGTTCAAAGCCAGACAGACAGCCTGAATTTACTCAG GTTGATATTGAGATGTCATTTGTAGACCAACCTGGGATTCAAGCTTTAGTAGAAGGATTGCTCCAATATTCCTGGCCTCTGGAAAAGGGCCCCCTCGATACACCTTTTCCTTCAATTAGCTATAATGAGGCACTGTCTGTCTATGGGACTGATAAACCAGACACTCGTTTTGCAATGAAG ATTACTGATGTCAGTGATGTACTCAAGAACGTGCAAATTGAATTTTTAGAGAACCACCTCAGTGAACCCCAGGGCACCATCAGAGCCATTTGCATACCCCAAGGAGCG AAATACCTACATGATAAAGACTTGTCGAGGTTAAATGAAATGACAAAATCCCAGTTTAACCAG GCATTATTGCCCTTGATTTTGAGGCCTGATGGGAGATTGAAGTCGCGACTTGCTAAATTCCTGAATGAGAGTCAAAAATTGGAGCTCCTCAAAGCGGTTCAGGCCAATGTGGATGATGTGGTGGTGCTGGCagctggagaacaggagaaggtg TGCTTGACATTAGGGAAAGTGCGGCTGGAGATTGCTGATCTGCTGGAAGCGAGAGGCCTGCCACTTCGGAAACCTTCTGCctttcactttttgtgggtggtagatttccccctttttctcccgaAAGAAGATAGCCCTTCAGAACTTGAGTCTGCTCACCATCCTTTCACTGCCCCTCACCCCTGTGATGAACATCTTCTCTACACAGAGCCTTCAAAG GTGCGTGGTCAGCACTATGATTTAGTCCTAAATGGTAGTGAGATTGGAGGTGGTTCCATTCGAATTCACAATGCAAAGCAGCAATCTTTCATCCTTGAGAAAGTGCTGAAG GAGGACACGAAACCACTTGCTCATCTTCTTGAAGCTCTAGATAGTGGAGCACCGCCTCATGGTGGAATTGCATTAG GGCTTGATAGACTGATCTGCCTCATAGTTGGAGCTGGAAGTATTCGAGATGTTATTGCTTTCCCCAAATCCTTCAAGGGAAGAGACCTGATGAGCAATGCTCCAGATCACGTTAGTCCAGAGGAACTTAAGCCGTACCATATTCAGGTTACATGGCCTTCAACTCAAGCTCAGGAATGA